One segment of Fusarium oxysporum f. sp. lycopersici 4287 chromosome 7, whole genome shotgun sequence DNA contains the following:
- a CDS encoding CMGC/DYRK/DYRK2 protein kinase (At least one base has a quality score < 10) — MSRDHKAPAGPRPANFSPTRLGKTANAQPRPHIPSTNPGFASDDPMLSATPSNNHSIFSFSRDGDSGQLNDSTASFDFLPSVSFDDLQSSIESASTDFKLTQFPSPNGEGGILDTHGVDNASMSSRSQVAPSSNGAATRTAVQTSTRPARSGSLLRRPSNSNRPPANASGASGPTDHIHGPGAARSRRQSQYPPVSNTVVPKPPRKSIGPGIVGDGDYGARPPQKRRPSLFSEGTPAGSTRASMDGNPSWLDNTRNFPSSRAAKSKSVQPPPRPNQTNLGLGNTLTPEQNRHSTLAPRSPRVGGRLSTPSSANKRVSMMPGAHHSSHATGLGARTISPTDTRRMKRLSTMPQSLSLGQISTPPPPPPVSMNNQPERAESKSPSMIPRRTSGTPSSSRTTPDLHRKSFNSNLSVNSGFSLNSARTSTGSLHRISGSSSTSRLPAPKRTTVHNPIPTDDDEYVPPVPAIPKAYESPKDSPADTYFMEKKKTALSNMDVMGMNSNSTGVISMPVFPEPTKLQRKPSARKSYVPSVAAEPDSKATPPNKRHLQPLRLPPINLGPLSTPTANKIAALQDHSSVDRHETPPPARQLPKTPTTPMTASKSSFFAKSRHGDTPELPSLRSSSSIHHTHLTPTPPDASSTESSLAFKELDHKQSMSPFLSSSLPKGGADHGFLKRSKTGADFMTLDENMFQDQIHQKPTGPRAPKEAEPTPKSPQPEHSLDEPQTPSSMSSIRRKLSLSWKRGNSKSNITAPTDVVEKASAKQPEEPMPPPRIPISSTVNNLSTLKQASPSPTVKQPPGGYLESRRRKSSGGSLNGFISHDKTKSESWTAKKTVPDPSTMPVGRNTSVMQKILRPRNSSGMSKGPDSYSADLDKDDMAAEEEMAKLGSRRKETDVAARTLDALRKRATPKERVGAHEAIRIAMLNIYERGEIVDYTDVYFCGTQNAHKVVGDLQSDAPNFGYDDERGDYTIVPGDHLAYRYEIIDVLGKGSFGQVVRCIDHKTGGLVAIKIIRNKKRFHQQALVEVNILQKLREWDPKNRHSMVNFTQSFYFRGHLCISTELLDMNLYELIKAHAFRGFSIKIIRRFTKQILSSLNLLKQHKVIHCDLKPENILLRHPLHAEIKVIDFGSSCFENEKVYTYIQSRFYRSPEVILGMTYGMPIDMWSVGCILAELYTGVPIFPGENEQEQLACIMEVFGPPEKHLIEKSTRKKLFFDSMGKPRLTVSSKGRRRRPSSKTLGQVLKCDDEVFIDFLHRCLRWDPERRMKPEDAIRHEFITGRKMPVPRMPPTRESSPMKRHNTISTPRPLPEPPGASTKPPMSLRTGASPHKLVSGGVRKTSGTTGSIGSMPTKRTSAGTTGLAQGASGLPRAAGRSVSAKQDLAAAGATAAMSRRT, encoded by the exons ATGAGCCGCGACCACAAGGCACCTGCTGGGCCTCGACCAGCCAACTTTTCTCCAACGCGATT GGGCAAAACCGCCAACGCTCAGCCTCGACCACATATCCCCTCGACGAACCCTGGCTTTGCCTCCGACGATCCAATGCTCAGCGCAACTCCTTCCAATAATCATTCCATTTTTTCTTTTAGTCGTGATGGAGATTCAGGTCAATTAAACGACTCGACTGCCTCTTTCGATTTCTTGCCCTCTGTTAGCTTCGACGATTTACAGAGTAGCATCGAATCCGCTTCAACAGACTTCAAACTGACCCAATTCCCGTCTCCCAACGGCGAAGGGGGCATCCTCGACACACACGGGGTAGATAACGCCAGTATGTCTTCTAGATCTCAAGTAGCTCCGTCATCGAATGGTGCTGCCACTCGAACTGCTGTCCAAACCAGCACTCGACCCGCTCGATCAGGCTCGCTACTGCGTCGACCTAGTAATTCTAACAGACCGCCTGCCAATGCCTCCGGTGCTTCTGGTCCGACTGATCACATCCACGGGCCGGGCGCTGCACGCTCTCGTCGACAAAGCCAATACCCGCCTGTCTCCAATACCGTCGTTCCAAAACCTCCTCGAAAGTCGATCGGCCCAGGAATTGTTGGCGATGGGGACTATGGAGCTCGACCTCCCCAGAAGCGGCGCCCCAGTCTCTTCTCTGAAGGGACGCCTGCCGGCTCGACGAGAGCTTCTATGGACGGCAATCCATCGTGGCTCGATAATACAAGAAATTTTCCCAGCTCAAGGGCTGCGAAATCCAAATCAGTACAACCGCCACCACGACCAAATCAAACCaaccttggtcttggtaaCACGCTCACCCCAGAGCAGAACCGACACTCGACCCTGGCCCCGCGATCACCTCGGGTCGGAGGCCGATTGAGCACGCCGTCCTCCGCCAACAAGAGAGTTTCGATGATGCCCGGCGCCCACCATTCATCACATGCGACTGGCCTCGGCGCGAGGACAATTAGTCCCACTGATAcaaggaggatgaagcgaCTCTCAACAATGCCACAGTCATTGAGTCTTGGTCAGATTTCCACCCCTCCGCCTCCACCACCAGTGTCGATGAACAATCAACCTGAGAGAGCTGAATCGAAATCGCCTTCCATGATTCCAAGGCGAACTTCTGGTACCCCATCATCCTCGAGAACTACGCCAGACCTCCACCGTAAATCCTTCAACTCAAATCTATCAGTTAACTCGGGCTTCAGCCTGAACTCGGCCAGAACATCAACTGGATCGTTACACCGTATATCTGGGTCTTCATCTACGTCACGCTTGCCTGCACCAAAACGTACGACAGTCCACAATCCTATTCCAACTGATGATGACGAATATGTTCCGCCTGTCCCTGCTATACCGAAAGCCTACGAGTCGCCGAAAGACTCGCCCGCAGACACTTATTTCatggagaagaaaaagactGCGCTTAGCAACATGGATGTCATGGGCATGAACTCAAACTCTACTGGAGTCATTTCTATGCCTGTCTTTCCTGAGCCCACGAAGCTTCAGAGAAAGCCCAGCGCGCGAAAGAGCTATGTGCCGAGTGTGGCCGCTGAGCCTGATAGCAAGGCCACTCCTCCAAATAAGCGACATCTGCAACCTCTAAGACTGCCACCAATCAACCTGGGACCTTTGAGCACCCCAACTGCTAACAAGATTGCAGCGTTGCAAGACCACAGCAGTGTAGATAGGCACGAAACTCCACCACCAGCCCGGCAATTGCCAAAGACTCCCACAACCCCTATGACAGCTTCCAAAAGCTCCTTCTTTGCCAAAAGTCGCCATGGCGATACTCCTGAGCTTCCATCTCTTAGGAGCAGCAGTTCAATTCATCACACCCATCTCACGCCTACACCTCCTGACGCTAGTTCGACTGAATCGTCGTTAGCTTTCAAGGAACTTGATCACAAGCAAAGCATGTCACCTTTCTTGTCATCCTCTTTACCCAAAGGCGGCGCAGACCATGGTTTCTTGAAGAGGTCGAAGACGGGAGCCGACTTCATGACTTTGGATGAAAACATGTTCCAAGATCAAATCCACCAGAAGCCTACGGGTCCTCGCGCGCCTAAAGAGGCAGAACCAACCCCCAAATCTCCTCAACCGGAACATTCGCTGGATGAGCCACAAACACCCTCCTCCATGAGCTCTATTCGACGAAAACTCAGTCTTTCTTGGAAGCGTGGGAACTCCAAGAGCAATATTACTGCCCCTACAGATGTGGTTGAGAAAGCCAGCGCGAAGCAGCCAGAGGAACCTATGCCTCCTCCCAGGATCCCCATCTCCTCCACTGTAAACAACCTGTCAACTCTCAAGCAAGCCAGTCCTTCCCCAACCGTGAAGCAACCTCCTGGAGGGTATCTTGAGTCGCGGAGGCGAAAGAGCTCTGGTGGAAGCCTCAATGGGTTCATCTCCCACGACAAGACAAAAAGCGAATCTTGGACTGCGAAAAAAACAGTGCCAGACCCTTCAACAATGCCCGTTGGTCGAAATACTTCAGTCATGCAGAAAATCCTTCGCCCCAGGAATTCTTCTGGCATGTCGAAGGGCCCCGACTCATACTCTGCAGACCTCGACAAGGATGATAtggcagcagaagaagagatggcTAAGTTGGGTTCCAGGCGCAAAGAGACGGATGTTGCTGCTAGAACCCTGGACGCGCTCAGAAAGCGAGCCACCCCCAAAGAGCGAGTTGGCGCTCACGAAGCAATTCGTATTGCCATGCTCAATATTTATGAGAGGGGCGAAATTGTGGACTATACCGATGTGTACTTTTGTGGGACACAGAACGCCCATAAGGTTGTAGGCGATCTCCAGTCTGATGCACCCAACTTTGGATACGACGACGAGCGTGGCGATTATACCATTGTGCCTGGAGACCACCTTGCATATCGATATGAGATCATTGATGTTCTCGGAAAGGGAAGCTTTGGACAAGTCGTTCGATGCATTGATCACAAGACTGGCGGTCTGGTAGCTATCAAGATCATaaggaacaagaaaagaTTCCATCAACAAGCCCTTGTGGAGGTCAACATTCTGCAAAAGCTTCGTGAATGG GATCCAAAGAATAGGCACAGCATGGTCAACTTTACACAAAGTTTCTATTTCCGTGGTCATCTCTGCATCTCTACAGAATTACTTGACATGAATCTCTACGAGCTCATCAAAGCCCATGCTTTCAGAGGATTCTCTATCAAGATCATTCGGCGCTTCACCAAGCAGATTCTCAGCTCACTCAATCTGCTCAAGCAGCACAAAGTCATTCATTGTGATCTCAAACCCGAAAACATTCTCTTGCGACATCCCCTTCATGCGGAAATCAAGgtcattgactttggctcCAGCTGTTTTGAAAATGAGAAGGTGTATACTTATATTCAGTCTCGTTTCTACCGATCACCAGAGGTCATCCTTGGCATGACCTATGGTATGCCGATTGACATGTGGAGCGTTGGCTGTATCCTGGCAGAACTATATACTGGGGTCCCTATTTTCCCTGGAGAAAACGAACAAGAGCAACTTGCCTGTATCATGGAGGTCTTTGGGCCTCCTGAAAAGCACTTGATTGAAAAGAGCACTCGAAAGAAACTTTTCTTCGATTCAATGGGCAAACCCCGTCTTACAGTATCGTCTAAAGGCCGCAGACGTCGCCCTTCTTCCAAAACTCTAGGCCAGGTACTCAAATGCGACGACGAGGTCTTCATAGACTTTCTGCATAGGTGCTTACGTTGGGACCCCGAACGACGCATGAAACCTGAGGACGCGATTCGGCACGAGTTCATTACTGGGCGTAAGATGCCCGTCCCTCGTATGCCGCCAACTCGCGAATCATCACCCATGAAGCGGCATAACACAATTTCGACGCCACGGCCTCTCCCAGAACCTCCAGGTGCTAGTACCAAACCCCCAATGTCTCTGCGAACCGGAGCCAGCCCTCACAAACTAGTCTCTGGTGGTGTGCGAAAGACTTCCGGGACCACGGGATCTATTGGCTCCATGCCAACCAAACGAACGAGCGCTGGCACGACTGGACTTGCACAAGGAGCAAGTGGCTTGCCTCGAGCTGCTGGTAGGAGTGTGAGCGCGAAGCAGGACCTGGCCGCTGCGGGTGCAACAGCCGCAATGAGTCGACGAACATAG
- a CDS encoding CMGC/DYRK/DYRK2 protein kinase (At least one base has a quality score < 10) has protein sequence MLSATPSNNHSIFSFSRDGDSGQLNDSTASFDFLPSVSFDDLQSSIESASTDFKLTQFPSPNGEGGILDTHGVDNASMSSRSQVAPSSNGAATRTAVQTSTRPARSGSLLRRPSNSNRPPANASGASGPTDHIHGPGAARSRRQSQYPPVSNTVVPKPPRKSIGPGIVGDGDYGARPPQKRRPSLFSEGTPAGSTRASMDGNPSWLDNTRNFPSSRAAKSKSVQPPPRPNQTNLGLGNTLTPEQNRHSTLAPRSPRVGGRLSTPSSANKRVSMMPGAHHSSHATGLGARTISPTDTRRMKRLSTMPQSLSLGQISTPPPPPPVSMNNQPERAESKSPSMIPRRTSGTPSSSRTTPDLHRKSFNSNLSVNSGFSLNSARTSTGSLHRISGSSSTSRLPAPKRTTVHNPIPTDDDEYVPPVPAIPKAYESPKDSPADTYFMEKKKTALSNMDVMGMNSNSTGVISMPVFPEPTKLQRKPSARKSYVPSVAAEPDSKATPPNKRHLQPLRLPPINLGPLSTPTANKIAALQDHSSVDRHETPPPARQLPKTPTTPMTASKSSFFAKSRHGDTPELPSLRSSSSIHHTHLTPTPPDASSTESSLAFKELDHKQSMSPFLSSSLPKGGADHGFLKRSKTGADFMTLDENMFQDQIHQKPTGPRAPKEAEPTPKSPQPEHSLDEPQTPSSMSSIRRKLSLSWKRGNSKSNITAPTDVVEKASAKQPEEPMPPPRIPISSTVNNLSTLKQASPSPTVKQPPGGYLESRRRKSSGGSLNGFISHDKTKSESWTAKKTVPDPSTMPVGRNTSVMQKILRPRNSSGMSKGPDSYSADLDKDDMAAEEEMAKLGSRRKETDVAARTLDALRKRATPKERVGAHEAIRIAMLNIYERGEIVDYTDVYFCGTQNAHKVVGDLQSDAPNFGYDDERGDYTIVPGDHLAYRYEIIDVLGKGSFGQVVRCIDHKTGGLVAIKIIRNKKRFHQQALVEVNILQKLREWDPKNRHSMVNFTQSFYFRGHLCISTELLDMNLYELIKAHAFRGFSIKIIRRFTKQILSSLNLLKQHKVIHCDLKPENILLRHPLHAEIKVIDFGSSCFENEKVYTYIQSRFYRSPEVILGMTYGMPIDMWSVGCILAELYTGVPIFPGENEQEQLACIMEVFGPPEKHLIEKSTRKKLFFDSMGKPRLTVSSKGRRRRPSSKTLGQVLKCDDEVFIDFLHRCLRWDPERRMKPEDAIRHEFITGRKMPVPRMPPTRESSPMKRHNTISTPRPLPEPPGASTKPPMSLRTGASPHKLVSGGVRKTSGTTGSIGSMPTKRTSAGTTGLAQGASGLPRAAGRSVSAKQDLAAAGATAAMSRRT, from the exons ATGCTCAGCGCAACTCCTTCCAATAATCATTCCATTTTTTCTTTTAGTCGTGATGGAGATTCAGGTCAATTAAACGACTCGACTGCCTCTTTCGATTTCTTGCCCTCTGTTAGCTTCGACGATTTACAGAGTAGCATCGAATCCGCTTCAACAGACTTCAAACTGACCCAATTCCCGTCTCCCAACGGCGAAGGGGGCATCCTCGACACACACGGGGTAGATAACGCCAGTATGTCTTCTAGATCTCAAGTAGCTCCGTCATCGAATGGTGCTGCCACTCGAACTGCTGTCCAAACCAGCACTCGACCCGCTCGATCAGGCTCGCTACTGCGTCGACCTAGTAATTCTAACAGACCGCCTGCCAATGCCTCCGGTGCTTCTGGTCCGACTGATCACATCCACGGGCCGGGCGCTGCACGCTCTCGTCGACAAAGCCAATACCCGCCTGTCTCCAATACCGTCGTTCCAAAACCTCCTCGAAAGTCGATCGGCCCAGGAATTGTTGGCGATGGGGACTATGGAGCTCGACCTCCCCAGAAGCGGCGCCCCAGTCTCTTCTCTGAAGGGACGCCTGCCGGCTCGACGAGAGCTTCTATGGACGGCAATCCATCGTGGCTCGATAATACAAGAAATTTTCCCAGCTCAAGGGCTGCGAAATCCAAATCAGTACAACCGCCACCACGACCAAATCAAACCaaccttggtcttggtaaCACGCTCACCCCAGAGCAGAACCGACACTCGACCCTGGCCCCGCGATCACCTCGGGTCGGAGGCCGATTGAGCACGCCGTCCTCCGCCAACAAGAGAGTTTCGATGATGCCCGGCGCCCACCATTCATCACATGCGACTGGCCTCGGCGCGAGGACAATTAGTCCCACTGATAcaaggaggatgaagcgaCTCTCAACAATGCCACAGTCATTGAGTCTTGGTCAGATTTCCACCCCTCCGCCTCCACCACCAGTGTCGATGAACAATCAACCTGAGAGAGCTGAATCGAAATCGCCTTCCATGATTCCAAGGCGAACTTCTGGTACCCCATCATCCTCGAGAACTACGCCAGACCTCCACCGTAAATCCTTCAACTCAAATCTATCAGTTAACTCGGGCTTCAGCCTGAACTCGGCCAGAACATCAACTGGATCGTTACACCGTATATCTGGGTCTTCATCTACGTCACGCTTGCCTGCACCAAAACGTACGACAGTCCACAATCCTATTCCAACTGATGATGACGAATATGTTCCGCCTGTCCCTGCTATACCGAAAGCCTACGAGTCGCCGAAAGACTCGCCCGCAGACACTTATTTCatggagaagaaaaagactGCGCTTAGCAACATGGATGTCATGGGCATGAACTCAAACTCTACTGGAGTCATTTCTATGCCTGTCTTTCCTGAGCCCACGAAGCTTCAGAGAAAGCCCAGCGCGCGAAAGAGCTATGTGCCGAGTGTGGCCGCTGAGCCTGATAGCAAGGCCACTCCTCCAAATAAGCGACATCTGCAACCTCTAAGACTGCCACCAATCAACCTGGGACCTTTGAGCACCCCAACTGCTAACAAGATTGCAGCGTTGCAAGACCACAGCAGTGTAGATAGGCACGAAACTCCACCACCAGCCCGGCAATTGCCAAAGACTCCCACAACCCCTATGACAGCTTCCAAAAGCTCCTTCTTTGCCAAAAGTCGCCATGGCGATACTCCTGAGCTTCCATCTCTTAGGAGCAGCAGTTCAATTCATCACACCCATCTCACGCCTACACCTCCTGACGCTAGTTCGACTGAATCGTCGTTAGCTTTCAAGGAACTTGATCACAAGCAAAGCATGTCACCTTTCTTGTCATCCTCTTTACCCAAAGGCGGCGCAGACCATGGTTTCTTGAAGAGGTCGAAGACGGGAGCCGACTTCATGACTTTGGATGAAAACATGTTCCAAGATCAAATCCACCAGAAGCCTACGGGTCCTCGCGCGCCTAAAGAGGCAGAACCAACCCCCAAATCTCCTCAACCGGAACATTCGCTGGATGAGCCACAAACACCCTCCTCCATGAGCTCTATTCGACGAAAACTCAGTCTTTCTTGGAAGCGTGGGAACTCCAAGAGCAATATTACTGCCCCTACAGATGTGGTTGAGAAAGCCAGCGCGAAGCAGCCAGAGGAACCTATGCCTCCTCCCAGGATCCCCATCTCCTCCACTGTAAACAACCTGTCAACTCTCAAGCAAGCCAGTCCTTCCCCAACCGTGAAGCAACCTCCTGGAGGGTATCTTGAGTCGCGGAGGCGAAAGAGCTCTGGTGGAAGCCTCAATGGGTTCATCTCCCACGACAAGACAAAAAGCGAATCTTGGACTGCGAAAAAAACAGTGCCAGACCCTTCAACAATGCCCGTTGGTCGAAATACTTCAGTCATGCAGAAAATCCTTCGCCCCAGGAATTCTTCTGGCATGTCGAAGGGCCCCGACTCATACTCTGCAGACCTCGACAAGGATGATAtggcagcagaagaagagatggcTAAGTTGGGTTCCAGGCGCAAAGAGACGGATGTTGCTGCTAGAACCCTGGACGCGCTCAGAAAGCGAGCCACCCCCAAAGAGCGAGTTGGCGCTCACGAAGCAATTCGTATTGCCATGCTCAATATTTATGAGAGGGGCGAAATTGTGGACTATACCGATGTGTACTTTTGTGGGACACAGAACGCCCATAAGGTTGTAGGCGATCTCCAGTCTGATGCACCCAACTTTGGATACGACGACGAGCGTGGCGATTATACCATTGTGCCTGGAGACCACCTTGCATATCGATATGAGATCATTGATGTTCTCGGAAAGGGAAGCTTTGGACAAGTCGTTCGATGCATTGATCACAAGACTGGCGGTCTGGTAGCTATCAAGATCATaaggaacaagaaaagaTTCCATCAACAAGCCCTTGTGGAGGTCAACATTCTGCAAAAGCTTCGTGAATGG GATCCAAAGAATAGGCACAGCATGGTCAACTTTACACAAAGTTTCTATTTCCGTGGTCATCTCTGCATCTCTACAGAATTACTTGACATGAATCTCTACGAGCTCATCAAAGCCCATGCTTTCAGAGGATTCTCTATCAAGATCATTCGGCGCTTCACCAAGCAGATTCTCAGCTCACTCAATCTGCTCAAGCAGCACAAAGTCATTCATTGTGATCTCAAACCCGAAAACATTCTCTTGCGACATCCCCTTCATGCGGAAATCAAGgtcattgactttggctcCAGCTGTTTTGAAAATGAGAAGGTGTATACTTATATTCAGTCTCGTTTCTACCGATCACCAGAGGTCATCCTTGGCATGACCTATGGTATGCCGATTGACATGTGGAGCGTTGGCTGTATCCTGGCAGAACTATATACTGGGGTCCCTATTTTCCCTGGAGAAAACGAACAAGAGCAACTTGCCTGTATCATGGAGGTCTTTGGGCCTCCTGAAAAGCACTTGATTGAAAAGAGCACTCGAAAGAAACTTTTCTTCGATTCAATGGGCAAACCCCGTCTTACAGTATCGTCTAAAGGCCGCAGACGTCGCCCTTCTTCCAAAACTCTAGGCCAGGTACTCAAATGCGACGACGAGGTCTTCATAGACTTTCTGCATAGGTGCTTACGTTGGGACCCCGAACGACGCATGAAACCTGAGGACGCGATTCGGCACGAGTTCATTACTGGGCGTAAGATGCCCGTCCCTCGTATGCCGCCAACTCGCGAATCATCACCCATGAAGCGGCATAACACAATTTCGACGCCACGGCCTCTCCCAGAACCTCCAGGTGCTAGTACCAAACCCCCAATGTCTCTGCGAACCGGAGCCAGCCCTCACAAACTAGTCTCTGGTGGTGTGCGAAAGACTTCCGGGACCACGGGATCTATTGGCTCCATGCCAACCAAACGAACGAGCGCTGGCACGACTGGACTTGCACAAGGAGCAAGTGGCTTGCCTCGAGCTGCTGGTAGGAGTGTGAGCGCGAAGCAGGACCTGGCCGCTGCGGGTGCAACAGCCGCAATGAGTCGACGAACATAG
- a CDS encoding vacuolar-sorting protein SNF7, with amino-acid sequence MWGWFGGAAAQKRKDTPKNAILGLRAQLDMLQKRERHLQTQIDEQDATARKNVSTNKNAAKAALRRKKTHEHALEQTVAQIGTLEQQINSIESANINKETLAAMSNANAAMKQIYGGLTVDKVDATMDELREHNAMSDEIVNAITSNSLGEPIDEDELENELDELQQEQLDEQMLKTGTVPVSDAVHKLPTPAREEPVSSKKQAVEEDDEEAELRKLQAEMAM; translated from the exons ATGTGGGGTTGGTTCGGTGGCGCCGCGGCCCAAAAACGCAAGGACACGCCCAAGAATGCGATCCTCGGGCTGCGAGCGCAGCTTGACATGCTGCAGAAGCGCGAGAGGCATCTCCAGACCCAGATCGACGAGCAGGATGCTACCGCACGCAAGAACGTGAGCACCAACAAGAACG CGGCCAAAGCGGCCTTGAGGCGCAAGAAGACACACGAGCACGCGCTCGAGCAAACCGTCGCACAGATCGGTACACTAGAGCAGCAAATCAACTCGATCGAGTCCGCCAATATCAACAAGGAGACTCTGGCAGCCATGAGCAACGCCAACGCGGCCATGAAGCAGATCTATGGAGGTCTTACGGTGGACAAGGTTGATGCGACAAT GGACGAACTGCGTGAGCATAATGCAATGAGCGACGAGATTGTCAACGCAATCACCTCGAACTCATTAGGCGAGCCGATCGACGAGGATGAGTTGGAGAACGAATTGGATGAGCTACAACAGGAGCAGCTCGACGAACAGATGCTGAAGACAGGCACCGTCCCTGTGTCAGATGCTGTGCATAAGCTACCCACGCCGGCTAGGGAAGAGC CCGTGTCAAGCAAGAAGCAGGcagttgaggaagatgacgaggaagcCGAACTTCGGAAGTTGCAGGCTGAAATGGCCATGTGA
- a CDS encoding mannan polymerase II complex ANP1 subunit → MLLPGGGLNWKAAKAQMPPSRVLRSNLTRSRLLLLIGVTGIVMLLYRTFRAPPPGPQNVRCWGPNKSPMEMTPNEHALWNAHMQTPVLFNHHKPLKVESPSIQHIDLNPITSSPQALIRNERVLILTPLKDAAPFLKNYFKLIAELTYPHRLIDLAFLISDSKDDTLAVLASELDHLQKRKDEVPFNSITVVEKNFHFHLSQDAEQRHGFEVQAPRRKAMAKARNYLLATALKPEHSWVYWRDVDIEQAPRRIIEDFVAHDRDILVPNIWFHRFEKGVDIEGRFDYNSWIESDKGRKLANSLPKDTVIVEGYKEFDTGREYMCKMGDWRENKDVEVQLDGIGGVNILVKADVHRSGINFPAYAFENQAETEGFAKMAKRAGYQVIGLPNYIVWHYDTQEKGGNL, encoded by the exons ATGCTTCTCCCTGGTGGTGGACTTAACTGGAAGGCCGCAAAGGCCCAAATGCCTCCAAGCAGAGTATTGCGAAGCAATTTGACACGATCACGATTGCTTCTCCTAATAGGCGTTACTGGCATTGTGATGCTGCTGTACCGTACTTTTCGAGCACCACCGCCGGGACCACAAAA TGTTCGTTGCTGGGGCCCAAACAAGTCGCCCATGGAAATGACACCGAACGAGCATGCTCTATGGAATGCCCACATGCAGACACCAGTCCTCTTCAACCATCATAAACCACTAAAAGTCGAATCTCCTTCGATCCAGCACATCGACTTGAACCCGATCACCTCGAGCCCACAGGCCCTCATCCGAAACGAACGAGTATTGATCTTAACACCTCTGAAGGACGCTGCTCCTTTCCTCAAGAACTACTTCAAACTCATCGCAGAGCTCACTTATCCGCACCGTCTGATCGATCTCGCCTTCTTAATATCTGACTCGAAAGACGATACACTTGCTGTCCTTGCTTCCGAGCTTGACCACCTACAAAAGCGGAAGGATGAGGTGCCATTTAACAGTATTACTGTTGTCGAAAAGAACTTCCATTTCCACCTCAGCCAGGATGCAGAACAGAGACATGGATTTGAGGTACAAGCGCCACGTCGCAAAGCTATGGCCAAGGCAAGAAACTACCTCTTGGCTACAGCTCTGAAGCCAGAGCACTCATGGGTGTACTGGCGTGACGTTGATATTGAACAAGCGCCAAGACGGATAATCGAAGATTTTGTTGCGCACGATAGAGATATTCTCGTGCCCA ACATTTGGTTCCACAGGTTCGAGAAGGGTGTTGATATCGAAGGTCGAT TCGACTACAACTCATGGATCGAGTCCGATAAGGGCCGAAAGCTCGCCAATAGCCTGCCGAAGGACACAGTCATTGTCGAAGGCTACAAGGAATTCGACACTGGACGCGAATACATGTGCAAGATGGGAGATTGGCGCGAAAACAAAGATGTTGAGGTTCAACTGGATGGTATTGGTGGTGTCAACATTCTTGTCAAGGCAGACGTTCATCGCTCAG GCATCAACTTTCCAGCGTATGCTTTTGAAAACCAGGCTGAGACCGAAGGCTTTGCCAAGATGGCCAAGCGTGCCGGTTATCAGGTCATTGGTCTCCCGAACTACATCGTATGGCATTACGATACACAAGAGAAGGGCGGTAACTTATGA
- a CDS encoding mannan polymerase II complex ANP1 subunit — MLLPGGGLNWKAAKAQMPPSRVLRSNLTRSRLLLLIGVTGIVMLLYRTFRAPPPGPQNVRCWGPNKSPMEMTPNEHALWNAHMQTPVLFNHHKPLKVESPSIQHIDLNPITSSPQALIRNERVLILTPLKDAAPFLKNYFKLIAELTYPHRLIDLAFLISDSKDDTLAVLASELDHLQKRKDEVPFNSITVVEKNFHFHLSQDAEQRHGFEVQAPRRKAMAKARNYLLATALKPEHSWVYWRDVDIEQAPRRIIEDFVAHDRDILVPSKSLEADSETSWH, encoded by the exons ATGCTTCTCCCTGGTGGTGGACTTAACTGGAAGGCCGCAAAGGCCCAAATGCCTCCAAGCAGAGTATTGCGAAGCAATTTGACACGATCACGATTGCTTCTCCTAATAGGCGTTACTGGCATTGTGATGCTGCTGTACCGTACTTTTCGAGCACCACCGCCGGGACCACAAAA TGTTCGTTGCTGGGGCCCAAACAAGTCGCCCATGGAAATGACACCGAACGAGCATGCTCTATGGAATGCCCACATGCAGACACCAGTCCTCTTCAACCATCATAAACCACTAAAAGTCGAATCTCCTTCGATCCAGCACATCGACTTGAACCCGATCACCTCGAGCCCACAGGCCCTCATCCGAAACGAACGAGTATTGATCTTAACACCTCTGAAGGACGCTGCTCCTTTCCTCAAGAACTACTTCAAACTCATCGCAGAGCTCACTTATCCGCACCGTCTGATCGATCTCGCCTTCTTAATATCTGACTCGAAAGACGATACACTTGCTGTCCTTGCTTCCGAGCTTGACCACCTACAAAAGCGGAAGGATGAGGTGCCATTTAACAGTATTACTGTTGTCGAAAAGAACTTCCATTTCCACCTCAGCCAGGATGCAGAACAGAGACATGGATTTGAGGTACAAGCGCCACGTCGCAAAGCTATGGCCAAGGCAAGAAACTACCTCTTGGCTACAGCTCTGAAGCCAGAGCACTCATGGGTGTACTGGCGTGACGTTGATATTGAACAAGCGCCAAGACGGATAATCGAAGATTTTGTTGCGCACGATAGAGATATTCTCGTGCCCAGTAAGTCCCTTGAAGCAGATTCTGAGACATCATGGCACTGA